One Desulfobulbus oligotrophicus DNA segment encodes these proteins:
- a CDS encoding DUF445 family protein, giving the protein MLPVDYTLLSSLAHPCVGAFIGYLTNKVAIRMLFRPLRPWHLFGVRVPMTPGIIPAKRRELAVNIGEMVGRHLLTSTDIGSAISKEPFQDHLVSLAEKKVGEIFQRELGPLAEVVPLRFRSYLQIGIKTLKYQIGEGVVTYVGSDDFADTLTDAFTRHLDEMEEREINSLLTSSNRRTVYWFIDELFRILIMNRQVEAWLGEYLEGLVRKAAESNKTFGDVIPVQLAELVRSALGKHIGPLLQRMGGQLADPVLRGQIVQGIITGVEHFLEKLGPVGAMAKGFLEIDTMEQSIGDYLDEKQEDLIQWFENPEVQERMGMALDSVFTSFLEQPLRTFLALLPEEEVAILCHTCAGRLVTVIRSEEVLTELRALLHLGFENMVAGGERSLGEVISQFFTQDQKDEVRHVFFREMMSLFRSGSSERLIHTMVGTMVDGLLTRPLGRLYDLVPHGVRQGIVDYIVVVTNRMLLQEVPGVVQSLNIRQVVIDKVNSLDLLELERLLLSIMEEQFKYINLFGALLGFLIGLINLVLARLTM; this is encoded by the coding sequence GTGCTTCCCGTTGACTATACGTTGCTGTCGTCTCTGGCCCATCCCTGTGTTGGAGCGTTTATTGGATATTTGACGAATAAGGTTGCCATTCGTATGCTTTTTCGTCCCTTACGCCCCTGGCATCTGTTTGGTGTACGTGTACCGATGACCCCTGGGATTATTCCGGCTAAACGCCGTGAACTGGCGGTTAATATCGGTGAAATGGTGGGACGCCATCTTTTGACCAGTACGGATATTGGAAGCGCTATTTCCAAAGAACCGTTTCAGGATCATCTTGTATCCCTGGCCGAAAAAAAAGTTGGTGAGATTTTCCAACGGGAACTCGGGCCTTTGGCAGAGGTCGTACCGCTTCGTTTTCGTTCCTATCTGCAGATAGGTATTAAGACATTGAAGTATCAGATAGGTGAGGGCGTTGTCACCTATGTGGGCAGCGATGATTTTGCCGATACGTTAACAGATGCGTTTACCCGCCATCTGGACGAGATGGAGGAGCGTGAAATCAACAGTCTGCTCACCTCGAGCAACCGGCGGACTGTCTATTGGTTCATAGACGAGCTGTTCCGGATACTGATTATGAACAGGCAGGTTGAAGCCTGGCTTGGAGAATATCTTGAAGGCCTGGTACGGAAGGCAGCGGAGAGTAATAAAACTTTTGGTGATGTCATTCCGGTTCAGCTTGCCGAGCTTGTCCGATCGGCGCTGGGCAAACACATCGGGCCTCTTCTGCAGCGAATGGGAGGGCAACTCGCTGATCCTGTGTTGCGGGGGCAGATTGTTCAGGGGATTATAACCGGTGTTGAGCACTTTCTGGAAAAGCTCGGTCCAGTCGGAGCCATGGCAAAGGGATTTCTGGAAATCGATACTATGGAACAGAGTATTGGTGACTATCTCGACGAAAAACAGGAAGATCTGATTCAGTGGTTTGAAAATCCCGAAGTGCAGGAACGGATGGGAATGGCTCTTGACAGTGTTTTCACCTCGTTTCTGGAACAACCACTCCGCACTTTTTTGGCACTGCTGCCTGAAGAAGAGGTCGCAATCCTGTGTCACACCTGTGCCGGCCGGCTGGTTACCGTGATCAGGAGTGAAGAGGTGCTGACAGAGCTGCGGGCATTGCTGCATCTTGGCTTTGAAAATATGGTGGCCGGCGGAGAACGATCTCTTGGGGAGGTTATTTCGCAGTTTTTCACCCAGGATCAGAAGGATGAAGTACGACACGTCTTTTTCAGGGAGATGATGAGCTTGTTTCGTTCCGGCAGCAGCGAACGTCTGATCCATACGATGGTGGGCACCATGGTTGATGGCCTTCTTACCCGACCGTTGGGACGGCTCTATGACCTTGTTCCCCACGGCGTGCGACAGGGGATTGTTGACTATATTGTTGTTGTCACGAACCGCATGCTGCTTCAGGAAGTACCCGGGGTGGTTCAGTCGCTTAACATCAGGCAGGTTGTGATCGATAAGGTGAATTCGTTGGACCTGCTCGAATTAGAACGACTCCTGCTGTCGATCATGGAGGAGCAGTTTAAATACATCAACCTGTTCGGTGCTCTTCTTGGATTTCTTATCGGCTTGATCAATCTTGTGCTGGCCAGGTTGACGATGTAG
- the tsaD gene encoding tRNA (adenosine(37)-N6)-threonylcarbamoyltransferase complex transferase subunit TsaD — translation MLILAIESSCDDTAAAVIEPENRILSSVISSQDEIHVRFGGIVPELASRRHIEMIRPVVHQALAQAGVKLEDIDLIAATQGPGLVGSLLVGFTFAKALALVNNLPCVGVDHMAAHLLSCLLEAQQPSFPYTALIVSGGNTSLFAVEDPLTFTRLGRTRDDAAGEAFDKVAKLLDLGYPGGPEISRLATSGNPHTFAFPRARLSKESLDFSFSGLKTSVAACVHKLKKTDRTLPIPDICASFQEAVVDVLVDKTLAACARTGYRSVVIGGGVAANPRLRQALSNRCTEEGLQLFMPSPALCTDNAAMIGIAGYYQFLSGRFVDADSDAYSRSPLN, via the coding sequence ATGCTTATCCTCGCGATTGAAAGTTCTTGTGACGACACAGCAGCAGCAGTGATAGAGCCGGAAAACCGGATCCTCTCCTCAGTTATCAGCAGTCAGGATGAAATCCACGTTCGATTTGGTGGCATTGTCCCGGAATTAGCCTCCCGTCGCCACATTGAAATGATTCGGCCCGTGGTTCATCAGGCGCTTGCCCAGGCCGGTGTCAAACTGGAGGATATTGACCTTATCGCCGCCACCCAGGGACCGGGACTGGTCGGCTCTCTTCTGGTCGGATTTACCTTTGCCAAAGCTCTTGCCCTTGTCAACAACCTGCCCTGTGTCGGTGTGGATCACATGGCCGCCCACCTGCTGTCCTGTCTTCTTGAAGCACAACAACCGTCTTTCCCTTACACCGCACTGATTGTTTCCGGTGGCAACACCTCGCTTTTCGCCGTTGAAGACCCGCTCACCTTCACCCGTCTTGGTCGTACCAGAGATGATGCTGCCGGCGAGGCCTTTGACAAGGTCGCCAAACTGCTTGATCTTGGTTATCCCGGAGGCCCCGAGATCAGCCGACTCGCAACGTCAGGCAATCCACACACATTCGCCTTTCCCCGTGCCCGGTTAAGCAAAGAGAGCCTTGACTTCAGCTTCAGCGGGCTTAAAACCTCGGTGGCCGCCTGTGTGCACAAGCTTAAAAAAACCGACCGTACACTGCCGATTCCAGATATCTGTGCCTCATTTCAAGAGGCAGTTGTTGATGTACTGGTGGATAAAACCCTGGCCGCCTGTGCTCGGACAGGCTATCGGTCGGTTGTCATCGGCGGAGGAGTAGCGGCAAATCCGAGACTGCGGCAAGCGCTCTCCAACCGGTGCACTGAAGAAGGGCTGCAACTGTTCATGCCCAGCCCGGCGCTGTGTACGGACAATGCCGCCATGATCGGCATTGCCGGTTATTATCAATTCTTAAGCGGTCGATTCGTAGATGCAGACAGTGATGCCTATTCCCGATCGCCTCTCAACTGA
- the moaA gene encoding GTP 3',8-cyclase MoaA: MPPTDLFSRTISYLRLSLTDRCNLRCMYCVTEEEATGCLSKLRHDELLTYEELLRVVRVAVAMGITKVRLTGGEPLVRRNVMQFIRALTGIEGLSDVRLTTNGILLERFGQELFDAGVTKVNISLDSLRPERVQSITGVDCFHQVWRGIERVLALGFAPVKLNMVVMRHINDDELLDFVRLSQHMPIQVRFIEFMPIGGSTRWNADTFIGTDEIMDRIHGAGDLIPLQKDQSDGPAQVFRLGEKAVGTLGFISPLSHHFCNRCNRLRLTSSGTLRSCLLHDAEVDLREVLRSNPDDAAVREVLLTAIRNKPQGHQLAERMRRSGSDCHGRMSRIGG; this comes from the coding sequence ATGCCTCCTACTGATTTATTCTCACGAACTATCTCTTACCTGCGCCTCAGTCTGACTGATCGCTGTAATCTGCGTTGCATGTACTGTGTGACGGAAGAGGAGGCAACAGGTTGTCTGTCTAAGCTCAGGCATGACGAATTACTGACCTATGAAGAACTGTTGCGAGTGGTGCGTGTGGCTGTGGCGATGGGAATCACCAAGGTCAGACTCACCGGGGGAGAACCCCTGGTCCGACGGAACGTTATGCAGTTTATCCGTGCACTCACCGGGATTGAAGGGTTGAGTGATGTCCGTCTTACCACAAACGGTATTCTCCTTGAACGGTTCGGTCAGGAACTGTTTGACGCCGGAGTTACCAAGGTGAACATCAGCCTGGATTCCTTACGGCCGGAGCGTGTACAGTCAATTACAGGCGTGGACTGTTTTCATCAGGTCTGGCGGGGCATTGAACGTGTTCTGGCCCTGGGGTTTGCGCCGGTAAAACTGAATATGGTGGTGATGCGGCATATCAATGACGATGAACTTCTCGATTTTGTCCGCTTGAGTCAGCATATGCCCATACAGGTTCGGTTTATCGAATTTATGCCCATTGGCGGGTCAACTCGCTGGAACGCCGACACCTTCATCGGTACTGATGAAATTATGGATCGGATCCATGGAGCGGGAGACTTGATCCCGCTGCAGAAAGATCAGAGTGACGGACCTGCACAGGTATTTCGTCTCGGTGAAAAGGCTGTCGGCACCCTGGGGTTTATCAGTCCGCTGAGCCATCACTTCTGCAACCGATGCAACCGTCTGCGCCTGACCTCGTCCGGTACACTTCGCTCCTGTCTGTTGCATGATGCAGAGGTGGATCTGCGGGAAGTTCTCAGGAGCAATCCCGATGATGCGGCTGTTCGTGAGGTTCTGTTAACCGCAATTCGCAACAAGCCGCAGGGGCACCAGCTGGCCGAACGAATGCGCCGGTCCGGCAGCGACTGCCACGGTCGTATGTCTCGTATCGGGGGATGA
- a CDS encoding OmpA family protein translates to MKIRLILLTLVGIVIYIFLATFHSNMVKEASKTKEQETPVRIQPPAQEPLSAEKKETTPPVPSQVLPDLPSPQEEAVSKSPEKSAADQALQPDQAVSDAPAMMVAPALPAPEVKQLQADLKQRDVQIRQLLDAQKDMSNRYKALLDAKKAEAVAGTVKDQRLEELLLDKETTKAELGKAIKMLQQLRLEMEQLKTAEAQAKKSLIITNAEQIKALAAEKKKLAAELQYARKMTEQLQTVVSQTESALKEKENIQQNIQADVHKYAEKNNQLKAQLEETVKTLATTKVALQQAEHKVSELIRRSMEKEQLAATLRNQQTILEQEKAATEQRLSEKSSLLEKSHKTIQTLQQEIAKQPQAIAAVQLLLDERNQEFDQLKQETTTTMQQLHQQMNDATQKTGEFARERDRLKLESAEANKRIEQLDLQLQQTKAAQTDADKKLTSALENEKKLQAELNEKTLSLKSFQAQATELTSKNTTLHNERLGLSSQLEALQADHSRLLAEKASFEGQKTALAKAENRLKEMATLQVQLEQTTQTLAEKTTALDKAAKQEEELQALQTKHAELNTQMQESRSALTQLEEEKSALAAQLAATQAARDNVETLKKTIESKNTALTDAAIKIKELTAVSAKVADLETQLGNTKKTQQATEKRAAECEQASKMHQESLSKKAAAMQTLENQLRTAQNRVDELTDTYRLKEQQDLVPNLKQQIATLRNQVVQLETAATRSQQAVTEATAAIQAKNEEAATAHAKTQALQAENEKLLQTLQTNQEMVDSLKKQLRTEEKQTPAPVEQSGAAAPVPAAAASASIPDADKDGISDADDLCADTPAGTPVNALGCPSEKAIILEGVTFQSGTAALTPESQKILDKTADILNQNPQVTFEVAGYTDSMGNAQINLSLSDQRAKTVAGYLVSKGVAASRLTTRGYGSENPLADNATAAGRQKNRRVELHLTTP, encoded by the coding sequence ATGAAAATACGACTCATCCTTCTCACCCTTGTCGGCATAGTCATCTACATATTCCTGGCCACGTTCCACAGCAATATGGTCAAAGAGGCCTCAAAGACGAAAGAACAGGAAACCCCTGTCCGGATACAACCCCCTGCTCAAGAGCCTCTGTCCGCCGAAAAGAAGGAGACTACACCTCCAGTTCCCTCCCAGGTGCTGCCGGATCTCCCTTCACCTCAGGAAGAAGCTGTTTCAAAATCTCCAGAAAAATCAGCAGCCGATCAGGCTCTGCAACCGGATCAGGCCGTGTCAGATGCCCCGGCCATGATGGTTGCACCGGCTCTGCCAGCGCCTGAAGTGAAACAACTACAGGCAGATCTTAAGCAACGAGACGTGCAAATACGTCAGCTGCTCGATGCACAAAAAGATATGTCCAACCGGTACAAGGCTCTGCTTGATGCCAAAAAGGCAGAAGCAGTTGCCGGTACGGTCAAAGATCAAAGACTGGAAGAACTTCTTCTTGACAAAGAAACAACCAAAGCTGAACTCGGCAAGGCCATCAAGATGTTGCAGCAACTGCGTCTGGAGATGGAACAACTAAAGACCGCTGAAGCACAGGCTAAAAAAAGTCTCATCATAACCAATGCAGAACAGATCAAGGCGCTGGCTGCTGAGAAGAAAAAACTGGCCGCAGAACTGCAGTACGCCAGAAAAATGACGGAACAGCTGCAGACAGTTGTCAGTCAGACAGAGTCGGCACTCAAAGAAAAAGAGAACATCCAGCAAAATATACAGGCTGATGTTCACAAATATGCAGAAAAGAACAACCAGTTAAAAGCACAGCTGGAGGAGACGGTTAAAACGTTAGCCACCACCAAAGTTGCTCTGCAACAGGCTGAACACAAGGTTTCCGAACTGATCCGGCGGAGTATGGAAAAAGAGCAGCTGGCCGCAACTCTGCGCAATCAGCAAACCATTCTGGAGCAGGAAAAGGCTGCCACTGAGCAAAGATTGAGCGAAAAATCCTCCTTGCTGGAAAAATCGCACAAAACCATTCAAACGCTCCAGCAGGAGATAGCAAAGCAACCACAGGCAATTGCTGCTGTGCAACTTCTGCTCGATGAGCGTAATCAAGAATTTGATCAGCTCAAGCAGGAAACCACCACCACAATGCAGCAGCTTCATCAACAGATGAACGATGCCACACAGAAGACCGGCGAATTCGCCAGAGAACGTGACCGCCTGAAATTAGAGTCTGCTGAAGCAAACAAGCGCATTGAGCAGCTCGACTTGCAACTGCAACAGACAAAGGCTGCGCAGACGGATGCAGATAAAAAACTCACATCAGCACTTGAAAACGAGAAAAAACTTCAGGCAGAGCTCAATGAAAAAACGCTTTCACTCAAAAGTTTTCAGGCACAAGCAACTGAATTAACGTCAAAAAATACCACACTGCATAATGAACGCCTTGGCCTGTCCAGTCAACTTGAGGCTCTGCAGGCCGATCACAGCAGGCTCCTTGCGGAGAAAGCGTCTTTTGAAGGCCAGAAAACAGCCCTGGCCAAGGCCGAGAACCGATTAAAAGAGATGGCAACACTACAGGTTCAACTCGAACAAACAACCCAGACATTGGCTGAAAAGACAACCGCCTTAGACAAAGCGGCAAAGCAGGAAGAAGAACTGCAAGCTCTGCAGACAAAACATGCTGAGCTCAACACACAGATGCAGGAGAGCAGGTCGGCGCTTACGCAACTGGAAGAAGAAAAATCTGCTCTGGCAGCCCAGTTGGCAGCTACGCAAGCTGCTCGTGACAATGTTGAAACTCTGAAGAAGACGATAGAAAGTAAAAACACCGCCCTCACCGATGCTGCAATAAAAATTAAAGAACTGACAGCTGTCAGCGCCAAGGTGGCTGACCTTGAGACGCAGTTAGGCAACACCAAAAAGACACAGCAGGCCACTGAAAAACGAGCGGCAGAGTGTGAGCAGGCAAGTAAAATGCACCAGGAATCGTTGAGCAAAAAAGCTGCAGCTATGCAAACACTGGAAAATCAACTGAGAACGGCACAAAACCGTGTTGATGAACTGACAGACACCTATCGTCTGAAAGAACAGCAAGATCTTGTCCCCAATCTCAAGCAGCAGATTGCCACATTACGCAACCAGGTTGTGCAGCTGGAGACTGCTGCCACCCGGTCGCAACAGGCTGTTACTGAAGCAACAGCAGCGATTCAGGCAAAAAATGAAGAGGCAGCGACCGCTCACGCAAAAACCCAGGCCCTGCAGGCTGAAAATGAAAAGCTCCTGCAAACCCTTCAGACCAATCAGGAGATGGTCGATTCGTTAAAGAAACAGCTACGCACTGAGGAAAAACAAACACCTGCACCTGTAGAACAGTCGGGCGCAGCAGCGCCGGTCCCGGCGGCAGCGGCTTCTGCCTCCATTCCTGATGCTGACAAGGATGGAATCAGCGATGCAGATGACCTCTGCGCTGATACACCGGCGGGAACACCGGTCAATGCCCTTGGCTGCCCTTCAGAAAAGGCCATCATTCTTGAAGGTGTCACCTTCCAATCCGGTACTGCAGCATTGACACCGGAGTCGCAAAAAATTCTCGATAAAACCGCCGATATCCTCAACCAGAATCCTCAGGTTACCTTTGAGGTGGCCGGTTATACCGACAGTATGGGTAATGCTCAGATCAATCTGTCTTTAAGTGACCAGCGGGCCAAAACCGTTGCCGGATACCTGGTTAGTAAAGGTGTTGCTGCTTCTCGATTGACGACCAGAGGGTACGGATCGGAAAATCCGCTCGCCGACAACGCCACTGCCGCAGGGCGGCAAAAAAACCGTCGCGTTGAATTACACCTGACCACTCCCTGA
- a CDS encoding amino acid ABC transporter ATP-binding protein encodes MTTDMPPILQIDNLYKSFDNATILKGVSLRLHQGEIKVLIGPSGSGKSTLLQCINCLTYPDEGEILLDGRVVDRTSKISLCRLRQEVGMIFQDFNLFDHLTALNNITIPLRKVKKIGRREAEKRARLELEQVGLADKTELYPAQLSGGQKQRVAMARALAMDPKALLLDEPTSALDPELIGEVIAVIKNLAARGMTMLMATHQISLIATLANEILFMEQGSIVEQGHPSVLLAPGSNSKSQGFCDRLNELSDGKR; translated from the coding sequence ATGACCACAGATATGCCGCCTATCTTACAAATCGACAATCTTTACAAATCTTTTGACAACGCCACCATATTAAAGGGTGTCAGTCTGCGCTTGCACCAAGGTGAAATCAAGGTGCTGATCGGACCGTCAGGAAGCGGTAAATCCACGCTGTTACAGTGCATCAACTGCCTGACCTACCCTGATGAGGGGGAGATCCTTCTGGATGGAAGAGTAGTTGATCGGACCAGCAAAATCAGTTTATGCAGACTTCGCCAGGAAGTGGGCATGATCTTTCAAGATTTTAATTTATTTGATCATTTAACCGCCCTCAACAATATCACCATACCACTGCGCAAAGTAAAAAAGATTGGTCGCCGGGAAGCGGAAAAACGGGCCAGGCTCGAACTGGAACAGGTGGGACTGGCTGACAAGACAGAACTCTACCCTGCCCAGCTTTCCGGTGGGCAGAAGCAACGGGTGGCCATGGCCAGAGCCCTGGCCATGGATCCGAAAGCCCTGCTCCTTGATGAACCCACCTCAGCCCTTGATCCTGAACTGATCGGCGAAGTGATTGCAGTGATTAAAAATCTGGCGGCCAGAGGCATGACTATGCTCATGGCAACCCATCAGATCAGTTTGATTGCCACTCTGGCCAATGAAATTTTATTTATGGAACAGGGAAGTATTGTTGAACAGGGCCATCCCTCTGTTTTACTGGCACCCGGAAGCAACAGCAAAAGTCAGGGATTTTGCGACCGTTTGAATGAACTGTCCGACGGCAAAAGATGA
- the rsmA gene encoding 16S rRNA (adenine(1518)-N(6)/adenine(1519)-N(6))-dimethyltransferase RsmA: MPIPDRLSTDMTPLHTKQILRRQGLAPHKKLGQNFLVNPRTAQHIVDLAQLSPDDQIIEVGVGLGALTRPLATTVRSVIGLEKDAGIIRLHQEQQDLPSNVSLLHTDVLTIDLNSLVEPGQRLKIVANLPYSISSPFLFRLIAHAELMDFAVVMLQKEVALRLTAQPGSKEYGVPTVLLAACADVQPLLAVSPAEFHPRPRVDSLVIRINFHPLPKRVQALGRFDRVLFTQIVHAVFRQRRKTLLNGLTGAGLNLDKTTLHQCLEKAGYAPQLRGETLALEDFVHLTRRLADQGCTSLLNNQPVIP, from the coding sequence ATGCCTATTCCCGATCGCCTCTCAACTGATATGACGCCCCTGCACACGAAACAGATACTCAGGCGCCAGGGACTGGCACCGCATAAGAAGCTGGGACAGAACTTCCTGGTCAATCCACGCACAGCCCAACATATTGTTGACCTTGCTCAACTCAGCCCTGATGATCAGATCATTGAGGTGGGAGTCGGCCTGGGAGCACTCACCCGCCCGTTGGCTACCACCGTCCGTTCAGTTATCGGGCTTGAAAAAGATGCCGGTATCATCCGTTTGCACCAGGAACAGCAGGATCTTCCCTCAAATGTCAGCCTGCTGCACACCGATGTGCTCACGATTGATCTCAACTCTCTTGTCGAACCCGGTCAACGCCTTAAAATCGTGGCCAATCTGCCCTATTCGATCTCCAGCCCGTTTCTCTTCCGCTTGATTGCTCATGCCGAGCTGATGGACTTTGCCGTGGTCATGCTGCAAAAAGAGGTGGCATTACGACTGACTGCTCAACCAGGAAGTAAAGAATACGGCGTCCCTACAGTGCTCCTTGCCGCCTGTGCCGATGTGCAGCCGCTGCTCGCCGTTTCCCCTGCCGAGTTCCATCCCCGTCCCAGGGTCGATTCACTGGTCATTCGCATTAATTTCCATCCTCTCCCCAAACGGGTACAGGCATTAGGCAGATTCGACCGGGTATTATTTACTCAAATTGTCCACGCCGTTTTTCGACAACGCCGCAAGACCCTCTTAAATGGACTGACAGGTGCCGGGTTGAACCTCGACAAAACAACTCTCCACCAGTGTCTGGAAAAAGCCGGGTATGCGCCTCAACTCAGGGGAGAGACTCTGGCCCTCGAAGATTTTGTCCACCTGACACGTCGTCTTGCCGACCAGGGCTGCACCTCACTCCTCAACAACCAGCCTGTTATACCATGA
- a CDS encoding amino acid ABC transporter permease: MEGFSPFYQELFTALNRGLLMSVALILPSAVGGLFIGTAVGSLRVYSGPICRRLGDGYAALFRGTPLVVQLFILYFGLPNIGLYLSPYAAAVIGFILCSGAYQSEYVRGALLSIKRGQYLGAQALGFTGWQTIRSIVLPQAIRRALYGCGNEIIYLIKYSSLAYVVTCMELTGEGKTVATEYFRFTEVFTVIGIYYLGLVTLAMAGLKKIERLLYIPGFGRQ, encoded by the coding sequence ATGGAGGGATTTTCTCCTTTTTATCAGGAACTGTTCACCGCCCTCAACCGGGGTTTACTGATGAGTGTGGCCCTCATTCTGCCCTCAGCTGTCGGAGGGCTCTTCATAGGCACAGCAGTCGGCAGTCTGCGCGTCTACAGCGGACCGATATGTCGTCGCCTCGGTGATGGTTACGCTGCCCTCTTTCGTGGCACGCCTCTGGTGGTCCAGCTCTTTATTCTGTACTTCGGGTTGCCCAACATCGGTCTTTATCTCAGCCCGTATGCGGCAGCGGTTATTGGTTTTATTCTCTGCAGCGGCGCCTATCAGTCGGAGTATGTCCGCGGTGCCCTGCTGTCAATCAAACGCGGTCAATACCTTGGCGCCCAGGCCCTTGGTTTCACGGGCTGGCAGACCATCCGGTCAATCGTTCTTCCCCAGGCGATCCGTCGCGCGCTTTACGGCTGCGGCAACGAAATTATCTACCTGATCAAGTACTCATCACTGGCGTACGTTGTCACCTGTATGGAACTCACCGGTGAAGGCAAGACAGTTGCCACAGAATACTTTCGTTTTACTGAAGTGTTTACCGTTATCGGCATCTACTATCTGGGTCTGGTTACTCTGGCAATGGCGGGTTTGAAAAAGATTGAGCGTCTGCTCTATATCCCCGGGTTTGGTCGCCAATAG
- the glgB gene encoding 1,4-alpha-glucan branching protein GlgB — translation MKHDIPDGIAVPAAWLSDFDRYLISEGTHERAYEKLGAHLIRFDEQDGVVFAVWAPNASHVSVVGDFNSWDGSQHPMHSSDTGIWTLFIPELTEFSVYKYRITARSGELLDKADPFGFAMEERPRTGSVVADLDRYQWQDHEWISRRSTVQALDQPISIYEVHLGSWRRIHDQQWGYRYLSYRELADTLIPYVVEMGYTHIELLPIAEHPFDGSWGYQVLGFYAPTSRFGTPEDFMYFVDRCHQAGIGVLLDWVPAHFPKDGAGLNLFDGTQLYAHANPMQGEHQDWGTLIFNYSRNEVRSFLISNALFWIDRYHIDGLRVDAVASMLYLDYSRQEGQWIPNQYGGRENLAAISFLRKVNEVVHGIFPGVLTIAEESTSWPMVSRPTYLGGLGFSLKWNMGWMHDTLRYMSKDPLFRRFHHNEMTFGMLYAFHENFLLPISHDEVVHGKGSLLNKMSGDEWRKFANLRAYLSFMWGYSGKKLLFMGCEFGQWQEWDHDTGLEWQALEAPSHQGVQRLVRDLNAVYRHEPALHQVDFDWSGFRWIDANDSDNSVFSFLRIAQDPDTFVIVVCNFTPVVRENYCIGVPVAGRYRELINSDLDVYGGSNISNGPAIMTQPVASHTFDHTLSLTLPPLATLILQPDTANN, via the coding sequence ATGAAACATGATATTCCCGACGGAATAGCTGTGCCTGCAGCCTGGCTCAGTGATTTTGACCGCTACCTGATCAGCGAAGGAACACATGAACGCGCTTATGAAAAGCTGGGCGCTCATCTGATACGATTCGATGAGCAAGATGGCGTGGTCTTCGCTGTCTGGGCACCCAACGCCTCACATGTTTCGGTAGTCGGTGATTTCAACAGCTGGGACGGGTCCCAGCACCCCATGCACTCCTCTGATACCGGCATCTGGACGCTGTTCATCCCGGAGCTCACCGAATTTTCCGTCTATAAATATCGTATCACCGCACGCAGCGGCGAACTGCTGGACAAGGCCGACCCTTTTGGCTTTGCCATGGAAGAACGGCCTCGCACCGGTTCAGTCGTTGCCGATCTTGATCGATATCAGTGGCAGGATCATGAGTGGATCAGCCGGCGAAGCACTGTACAAGCCCTGGATCAACCGATTTCGATCTATGAAGTGCACCTCGGCTCGTGGCGTCGGATACACGATCAGCAATGGGGGTACCGTTACCTCTCTTACCGGGAACTGGCCGATACGCTCATTCCTTATGTTGTGGAGATGGGCTACACCCATATTGAACTGCTTCCCATAGCCGAACACCCGTTTGACGGCTCATGGGGGTATCAGGTTCTAGGCTTTTATGCACCGACATCCCGCTTCGGTACCCCTGAAGACTTCATGTACTTCGTGGACCGCTGTCACCAGGCCGGCATTGGTGTTTTGCTTGATTGGGTACCAGCACATTTCCCAAAGGACGGTGCCGGACTCAACCTCTTTGACGGCACGCAGCTGTATGCCCATGCCAACCCTATGCAGGGTGAACATCAGGACTGGGGCACCCTGATTTTCAACTACAGCCGTAATGAAGTCCGCTCTTTTCTCATCTCCAATGCCCTCTTCTGGATCGACAGATATCATATAGATGGATTACGCGTTGATGCAGTTGCCTCTATGCTCTATCTCGACTATTCGCGCCAGGAAGGACAGTGGATCCCCAATCAATACGGTGGACGTGAAAACCTTGCGGCAATCAGTTTTCTTCGTAAAGTCAATGAAGTGGTACACGGCATCTTCCCGGGTGTGCTGACCATTGCCGAAGAGTCAACCTCCTGGCCCATGGTCAGTCGCCCCACCTACCTGGGCGGACTTGGTTTCAGCCTTAAATGGAACATGGGCTGGATGCACGATACCCTGCGGTACATGTCGAAAGATCCTCTGTTTCGACGATTTCATCACAACGAGATGACCTTTGGCATGCTGTACGCCTTCCATGAAAACTTCCTTCTGCCCATCAGTCATGATGAGGTTGTGCACGGCAAAGGCTCACTTCTCAATAAGATGAGCGGTGATGAGTGGCGAAAATTTGCCAACCTGCGAGCGTATCTCAGTTTCATGTGGGGCTATTCAGGCAAAAAACTTCTGTTCATGGGTTGCGAGTTCGGCCAATGGCAGGAATGGGACCATGATACCGGCCTGGAATGGCAGGCTCTTGAGGCTCCTTCGCATCAGGGTGTACAACGGCTGGTACGAGATCTCAACGCGGTGTATCGCCATGAACCGGCCCTTCACCAGGTGGATTTCGACTGGAGCGGGTTTCGCTGGATTGATGCCAACGATTCGGACAACTCGGTTTTTTCATTTCTCCGTATTGCTCAAGACCCTGATACATTCGTTATTGTGGTGTGTAACTTCACCCCGGTGGTACGGGAGAACTACTGTATAGGCGTACCGGTGGCAGGAAGGTATCGTGAACTGATCAACTCTGACCTGGATGTGTACGGAGGCAGTAACATCAGCAACGGACCCGCCATCATGACACAACCAGTGGCAAGCCATACCTTTGATCACACCCTGAGCCTGACCCTGCCTCCGCTGGCTACTCTCATCCTTCAACCTGACACTGCAAACAATTAA